The DNA segment CATGATCTCGATGTACGCTTTGCTGCGCTCCCTCTGAAGGTACGAGCGCAGAGTCTCCTGGATCTTCTCGTCGTAGAGCGCCGAGTAGATGTCGTCGCGCAGCTTTTCGAAGTCCGATCCGGACAGCTCGGGGAGGGCGATCACCTTCACGATGACGAGCCCCTTGTCCGTGGCCACCGGGGTGGATACCTCGCCGGGCTTCAGCGCCTTGACGGCCAGCGCGACCGATTCGGGCAGGTCCTTCAAATTCACCATGCCCAGGTCCCCGCCGTTCTCGGCGTTGGCGCCTTTTGAGTGCTTGCGCGCAAGCTCCTTGAAGTCTGCGCCGCGCCTGGCGCGGTTGGCTATGTCGAAGGCCTCGTCCTTGAACGCCTCGACCTCCGCCTGGCTCTGGAAATTCTCGAACGGCAGGAATATCTGCGCGATCTGAGCGCGCACCCCTCCGCGGAAGCGCTCCTGGTTCTGCGAGTAGTAATCGCGCAGGTCCTGGTCCGTGATCTTGACCTGCGGGCCTATGACCTGGTTCACGAATTTGACGCGCTTGATCTGGGCCTCGATCTGCTTCTTGTAGTCCTCCCAGGT comes from the bacterium genome and includes:
- a CDS encoding peptidylprolyl isomerase, encoding MKVSIVICTTSCVLLAALACAFPRLAYAELVNGVVAVVGDDVITQRQLDQAMQAKGRGGAKTTDPMARQKAIDELIDEKLMSQLLVKAETEVTDDDVARAVAGVLHQNGMTIDQLRSEIASKGMTWEDYKKQIEAQIKRVKFVNQVIGPQVKITDQDLRDYYSQNQERFRGGVRAQIAQIFLPFENFQSQAEVEAFKDEAFDIANRARRGADFKELARKHSKGANAENGGDLGMVNLKDLPESVALAVKALKPGEVSTPVATDKGLVIVKVIALPELSGSDFEKLRDDIYSALYDEKIQETLRSYLQRERSKAYIEIM